The Argiope bruennichi chromosome 9, qqArgBrue1.1, whole genome shotgun sequence nucleotide sequence AGGTTCTTCAATGGAAAAATGGGCTTAGGAAACTCTTCTATAGCAAAATACTCGGGATTTTTATGTGAACATTTATTATCTGATCAGAATTTCAGGAAGATGAATAATTCTGATTTAATTTCTTGCATCTTCTGACTCGAGTGTGGAATAAATTATCATAGCTTTATGGAgctatttgtaaattaaataaaatatcagatttctttcaagttcatatatatttatttttaaatagctccATAAAGCTATGGTGAAATAATCCCATACTACTAACATTCAAGATAGTTTATATGTTGgatagtattataaaaatataattcattcattttccatcttattttattaagtcattgattatatttttatttttattaggcTTCTCAAGGTCTTCTTGAACAGCATTATGCTGAATTATCCAGCATGCCCTTTTTCAATTCACTTGTACAATATATGCAACTAGGACCAGTTGTTCCCATGGTAAGTTGTATCTCATTATATCTGAAGTATTTTATACTTTCAATGTCTtggtttatttgttttatgattttcctcttttgatgttttattatggttttacaaatgaaataaaatccaaaGTGTTTTAggttatgaaatgttttttatgaaTAGATTGGAAAAGTAAAagtgaaattctttatttcatcttttaGGTATGGGAAGGAGACAATGTTGTTAAAACTGGTAGGGATATTATTGGTGCTACCAATCCTGCTCAGGCACAACCTGGAACTCTTAGAGGAGACTTGTGTATTCAAGTAGGAAGGTAAGATATCTAATAAGGCAGTATTTCATGTTTTGCTACATAACTATCTGTTCTTTTATAGTGTATATAAAAGACAATACTGCTGTAGAATTATATAAGGggcaaatttgcatttttttttcattgttattcacCTTTTTAAGTGAAATATGATAAAGCATAAACCttatatgtgtttaaaaattttgaattgaattgttTGCATGTTATGGTAATAGTAGTTTTTTAAATGACCACATTatctaacaaataaaatacattcaaagtTGTACCTatatgatgtatttatttttttagaaacatcatCCATGGATCTGATTCAGTTCCAAGTGCTGATAAGGAAATAGCACTCTGGTTTAAGGATGAAGAATTAGTGAATTACAAAACTGCCCTTGAAAGCtggatttatgaaaattaattgaatgccTACCATCtaattaatcaatgaaataaacaatttttgatataaaatgtatgttctattattttaatcattaagttAAGCACGCAAGATGGAATTATgatatctaatttataaaaaattgtactgAATATTTTGGTTAACTAATAGGAAATGTACATCTTTATGAAACATCTATActtctgaacaaattttaatttatgtcagAGATCTGCAAATTGTGTTGCAGAAAATCTCCAAAGAGAAATATActgtaaagtttcatttttttctcaaaatttatggaaaatagaTTATACTTGATTACATATCTATAGGTCATGGGAAATTGAACTGTGAACTTTTAAAATTGGTCTAGTAGTTAGGACTACACAACTGATTCAATAgttttccttatttcaaatatAGAGTCCAGctattgaaaacaaataataaattttttcatgcaacaatgtaatataaaaataagagataaaattctaaatttcattgtaaaatgtcaatattt carries:
- the LOC129984441 gene encoding nucleoside diphosphate kinase A2-like, which gives rise to MPRERTFIMIKPDGVQRNLVGKIIQRFEEKGFKLVAMKFMQASQGLLEQHYAELSSMPFFNSLVQYMQLGPVVPMVWEGDNVVKTGRDIIGATNPAQAQPGTLRGDLCIQVGRNIIHGSDSVPSADKEIALWFKDEELVNYKTALESWIYEN